AATGCTTTCTGAAATCAGCCAGTTGATAAATACTTTTACTCGAAGCTTCAGAAGCTTTTATCTGTGAATGTTCTTAGTAGTcaaattttgattaattttaaaatacataaaaaaaacctgcAATTTGTAGAAAATTACGTTTGAAATTAAGTCTATAATGTAGCTACTACTCTATGTGGACATGTAACACCCTAAAAAAGGACATTTATACTTAATTATCTTTTGCAGAAACTTATAACTACCCCTATGTTTCATCCCCAATAAAAGTCACTGCTTGGGCAAATTGATAAACAAGCCAAAGAAACAGCTATTATTTGTCCTAACTTAGCCTTAAaaccaattaattattttaaattttatttatttatttatttaataatttatgtacacataATCGTTAACAGAGAAAACTTAAAATAAGATATACACTTTAGTACAAAGGTACTACTTATTCCAATTGGAATCTCTTCCAGTAGACCTGTTACAGGAAACATTAAAAAAGAGGTAACAATAGGTAGTGCACACGACAATTTAACAATAACGTAcatataaagaatattaaaaattacatatttttttaatttctaaaaaaaaattaaatgtaatgtgCTCTGAATCAGAGTTGCATAGCGGGCTATACGTATATATTGGAAGGGCGTTTTGTAGGTACCCGGCaatgtataatatactatactattATTTTCTCGAAAATTGTCAAatagggatttttttttatttttctgtacGTCTTTAGACACTACAGGAAAGGtatatgaacaaaaaaaaatcgtgaaaaaaaattctgtcgaattaagggttaaggttaaagttaaagttagttggtgcaacgcAGTCTAAgcaatagggttccgtttttaccctttgggtacggaacccttaaaacaattaaaaaacaaaaacatagaGCAAAATAATACATGATACATcggataaataaaaacaaagatattatctttgaataaaaaaatagagttgaaaaaagaaatcaaagtaaagaggcccattcacggcaggactgcacggcagtcctgccgtgaatgggccttttaagtaagtaagtataaaaaatatttcaatttgtgatttaagtatgtttatttttaatttagtgtTTCATGAGCGGCAGTTTCAAAGTGGCAACCATTGCATCAAGAGACGAGCCAAAAGGCATTCCACCGAGGCCTTATTAGGCGAGGACTTAAAACCTTCAGCGTTGAACAAACTGAACAATAGGTAAGCTCATTCATGTggtaaaatacataaatttaataAGCGCAGAGCGCGACCTTGCTAGATCTgtggtaaaaataaataatataagtaagtaagtacttataagtTTTAGTAGGCTTCCTCAATAGGGCTACCTGCTTCCAAGTTCCAAACACTATGtccaattatatttttagtaagaCAGCCAGCTTTTCTAATTTATTTGTCACAgtaaggtaaatgactagtagattggacagtaccagtcattggaaaaagcacaaaaacacaatatttatttgctttaaaaaattcctgtttttaaagtaaaagaacgccagaaaaacagtcagtttttaaagcaacattaataaatatggtgtttttgtggTTTTTCCAacgactagtactgtccaaacTACTAGTAATTTACCATATATTTTAACTCTGGTTTCTGACCTTACCCGCGTAAGGAAATATTGTCTACTTTTTTTCGAAAAGAACCCTATGTGTCAAAGGCCAGAATCCAAACTTTTACCCAAACAAGTTAACAGACACataggtaaatattatatttaaagctTACATATATTTTCCAATGCCAGTGAGCCTGAGAAGAAGACTTCTCGGCGCAGTTCCGTGATGCAGTTCTTCTCTTCTCTGTCGCGTCGGAAGAGAGGGCCAGAAGTCCAGTACTTGCAGCAGATGGACACGGGCATCATTACATGTACTTACCGGGAATCCTGCAGGTGTTTGGATTGTCAGGTATGgaatttaagattttaaattgATCTGCCTCTGGCTTCATATACTTACAATGAAAGTCACAGTTCATAGTAGCCAACCGAacttaataacatttttataatacttaactaaattgttaaattacttacttatattatttttattattataaattataataaaatattatttctaggTAAATAGTAAGATAAATATGATTAGTTTTAAAGAAAAGACATGTTTAaaacagtatattttattacaaccaAAAGTAATGAATTGATAAAGActgttttacatattttatgccCAGCTTTTACACTTATTGAGGCCTCTCACATTAAGCACCAACACTTAGCAagtgaaattttcataaataagtGAAACAGattaaatataacattattgCTTTGAGTCAATAAGTATTCTTAGTTCAATCCATATTTTGTCCTCTCAAATTTTTATGTTAAGGTAAAgtctacatcataatattatgtttgtcatACTAAAGGAATAAACTGGGTTACCATCTTTTAGAACATTAATTTATGTAATCTTATTATCATTCAAAATCACAGTAAAAATACCCAAGTTAGCTTTAAAGCTATAAatctcgcaatttttaaataagtgcTTATATACAATGAATttacaatacatttttaattatgtcTATTAAATATTGTTAGAAGTTTTGTTCTATTTTATCAAGCCACATcatactaaatagtaaatacacaaACAACTATATTTGAAAGCATATCaaaattgtacaaaataataacaataatcaaaaaattagTCAACAAATTTGTCAATATCATATACAGAATTTGTGTCCACAACATCTGAAGTGGTTGGAGTGTTTTTCTTCCTCTCATTCAGCCTCCAACACTTCAAACAATTCTGCCCCTTCCTCAACCAGCAGCTTCTATGATACATATTATTGCATTTGTCACACATTATGGCACCACTGTCAAATGGGTACAGCACCTCATTGTTACCACAAATTTCACACAGATAGCCTTTTCCGGAGCACCGAGCACATCCAGTGATATGACTCCTGCAAGATTCAGTCAGTTCAGTTAATTCAGATTCTAAGCTACCATCATTGATGGCTTGTAAATGTGCCatactgtattttttattaacatcaCCGAGTTGAACAAATAAAGGGGACAACAGGGAAGATCCTTCAGCACAAGCGCAGAGGTATCTTCGCATCCATTCCAAATCTTTTCTCATTTTATGAACCCACTCCAACTCGGCTATGAACTTAAACAGTCTATTGTTAGTGTTTTCTACATCAATATACGGTCGAGACCAGGACAATGTCAACATCTGGTATGCTATACGAGATATGTATCTCTTTTCCCAGTCCCAGTTGTGAACAACCCTGGCTGGGATGGCAGACAGATCATTCCAGTGACAGGTTGTGCAGAAGTATAATCCAGTATAATCACACAGCCTTGGCTCATTCCAGGTATCCTTAAATGTCAGAG
This genomic window from Aricia agestis chromosome 2, ilAriAges1.1, whole genome shotgun sequence contains:
- the LOC121735044 gene encoding differentially expressed in FDCP 8 homolog, with amino-acid sequence MTMASALANDSPKYRSSLICCSPLSADVTSRSSSSTSGCVSADESCDSNYIPKSIANKKLKIHSSATREEIERAINQCKDIVLSSPQCSDERKWLVRYLVELRLRLEDIKDEDGGIRERVAIKGHHFEQQTSVANRKQYCDHCSGVIWSIVQNSYICTDCGYVCHYKCIDDVCRVCAHVVMTEKGHFEMGICPEKGLAAQDYKCAECSTALTFKDTWNEPRLCDYTGLYFCTTCHWNDLSAIPARVVHNWDWEKRYISRIAYQMLTLSWSRPYIDVENTNNRLFKFIAELEWVHKMRKDLEWMRRYLCACAEGSSLLSPLFVQLGDVNKKYSMAHLQAINDGSLESELTELTESCRSHITGCARCSGKGYLCEICGNNEVLYPFDSGAIMCDKCNNMYHRSCWLRKGQNCLKCWRLNERKKNTPTTSDVVDTNSVYDIDKFVD